GGCACTGACGCCCGCCACCTACATCGGCAATGCAGTGGCCCAGGCTCGCCGCATCTGATCTGCGATCCGCGCTCGGCTTCCTGCCGGGCGCGGGTCTGTTTGCCCCTTGCTGTCCCTTCTGTAGCATTTTCATTCCGAGGCCATCATGCCCTTCTCCGTCACCACCCTGCCAGGCGGCATGTCCGCCGATGTATTTCTCCGGGATTACTGGCAGAAAAAGCCGCTGCTGATCCGCCAGGCGTTTCCAGACTTCGAAAACCCATTGACGCCAGATGAGCTTGCCGGCCTGTCGCTGGAAGGCGAAGTGGAATCACGCATTGTCCTGGAACAGGGTGCGACGCCGTGGGAACTGCGCCATGGCCCTTTCGACGAAGACACCTACAAGACCCTGCCGGAAAAGGACTGGACGCTACTGGTACAAGCGGTGGACCAGTTCGTGCCTGAGGTCGCCGAGTTGCTGCAGGCGTTTCGCTTCTTACCCAACTGGCGAGTTGACGATGTGATGGTCAGCTATGCCGCGCCGGGCGGCAGCGTCGGCCCACATTACGACAACTACGATGTGTTCCTGTTGCAGGGTCACGGCCAACGGCGTTGGAAGGTCGGCCAACCCTGCAATCCTGATAGCCCCCTGCAGGAACATCCGGACCTGCGCATTCTCCGTGATTTCGAGCAGCAGGAAGAGTGGGTTCTGAGGCCCGGCGACATGCTCTATCTGCCTCCAGGCCTGGCCCATTACGGCATCGCCGAAGATGACTGCATGACCTATTCGATCGGCTTCCGTGCCCCCAGCCATGCCGAAGTGCTTGCCCATTTCAGTGATTTTCTCGGTCAGTATCTGGGCGATCAGCAACGTTACAGCGATGCTGGAATGAGTACCCCTGACGACCCCGCACAAATCGACGAGCAGACTGTTGAGCGGCTGCAGAATCTCATTCTCGAGCTGGTGCACGACAAAGAGGCGCTAGGCACCTGGCTCGGACGCTTCATGACCGAGCCCCGCTATCCGGAGCTGATTGAAGCGCAGGAGCCTGACGAGGAAGTGCTGACCGAAGCACTGGATAATGGATTTGGCCTGATACGCAATGCCAGCGCCCGGCTGGCTTGGCGCCAGGAGCAGGACCAATACCTGATGCTGTTTGCCTGCGGCGAACATTGCCTGCTACCAACCCGTCTGCGACCACTGGTGCAACTGATCTGCAATCGGGAATACCTGGACGCAGATCAATTGCAGGATTGGCGTCAGGATGCCGAAGCCATGCAGTTGTTACAGCAGTTGCTAGCCAAGGGTGACCTGCTGCTGGAAGGTAACGATGAATGAAGTCGACATCCGTGTGGCGGAGTGGCGCAGTACCAACGCGCTGCGTGACATCCGCCAGACGGTATTCATCGACGAGCAACATGTGCCGCCGGAGTTGGAATGGGACGCAGAAGACGCGCGCGCGACGCACTTTCTGCTGACTGTTGAGCACGCACCGGTCGGCACCGCCCGTTTGCTACCGGATGGGCACATCGGCCGCGTCGCCCTTCTCTCCCAGGCCCGCAGCAAGGGCCTGGGCCAGCAGTTGATGCGCGCCGTCATGGCCTACGCCCGGCAACAGGGTATGGCGCGCCTGCAGCTTTCAGCGCAAACGCATGCCCTCGGCTTCTATAGCCAACTGGGCTTCGTCACCTGCTCGAATGTCTATCCCGAGGCCGGCATTCCCCATCAGGACATGAGCTGGGAGCCAGCAACCTCCGACCCCAGCTGACACCTGCTGCCCTGGCGCGAAGACAGCCGCCCGCGCACAGGTCACTTCAGATGCTAAACTCAGGTTCGGTAACGAGGAGATCGCGCCATGAACCTGCGAACCATGCTGGCAACGCTTGTCACTCTCGCGCTTGCCATCTGTTCTCTCCAGCTCGCTGCAGCGCCGAGAACCGAAGTCATTCCTCTGGGCTACAGCATGGCAGAAGACATGGTGCCGGTAATACAGCCCATGCTCCGCGCTGACGAACGCGTTTCCGCCTACGGCAATCAGTTGATCATCCGTGCCGAACCAGAGCGGCTGCAGGAGATTCGCGTATTGCTTGCGGATCTTGATCGCCAGCCGGCAAAATTGCGTATCACGGTCAGCAACGCCGGCAGCGCGCTTGGCACCCAGAGTGGTTATCGTTTGGACGGACGCCTGGAGACCGGCTCCGGCGATATCGTCGTCGGCCACGCCCGTGGCAACAACCAGGCCCGTATCATCCGCCGCGAAACCCGCGGCGCGAGTGATGGCGCGCGGGTGATCACTGCCAACGAAGGCTATCCCGTGCTGATCCAGACAGGTCAACGGGTTCCTCTGACCAGCACCTCAACCAATATCTACGGCCAAGTGGTCAATCAGACCGAATACCATGATGTGACCTCCGGCTTCTATGCCACCGTACGCCTGAGCGGCGACGTCGCAACCATCAGCCTGAGCGCCAATAATGATCGGATGCATCCCGCCGGGAATGATGTGATCGATGTGCAACGAACCGACACCGTCGTCACCGCGCGCTTGGGTGAGTGGGTCACCATCGGTGGCTTCGATGATACTGAAAGCCAGCGCAGACGAGACATAGGCAGGCGCACTACCACCCGCAGCTCACAACAACAGAGCGTTCGCTTGATGATTGAGCGCCTCGATTAGGCTTTGTTGGAGTTTTGTAGTGTTTTATTAATTTCACTACAATGACATTGACTTCTGTTTTCTTAAACTGCATTATTGCCCCGCTCCCGCTAGCCAGAGCCCCTTAACAGGGTCTCCGGATGTTTGCCTGAACCTAAGGCAGCATCTGTGTCTTAACAGCCCACAAGGCAGTTCGACGAGGTTGCGACTGGAACGAAGTTGTCCTGAGGGACGGGGAAGCGATTTAAACGTAGCAGCTTGCATGACCCGGAAGTGGTTGCATGTTCTGCCGAGCCAATCAGCTTGGGCAAAGTGCGCCAACCAGCTCATCGACTGTTCGTCACTCTCCTATCTTCATGTCATTCTTCAATTCAGTCACTGTTTCGACGCACTGCGGAGTGCCGCAACCCAGGCTCTGGCTGGTGGGTTCGGGGTCGACTAACGTCAGAACCAAACGCAAACTTTGAAGGATTGACCATGTCAGCATATCAGAACGATATCAAAGCAGTTGCCGCGCTCAAAGAAACCGCCGGTAACGGCTGGAACGCCATCAACCCGGAATCCGTGGCACGCATGCGTGCACAGAACCGCTTCCAGACCGGTCTGGATATCGCCAAGTACACCGCTGCTATCATGCGCAAGGATATGGCTGAATACGACGCCGATTCGTCTGTTTACACTCAGTCTCTGGGCTGCTGGCACGGTTTCATCGGCCAACAGAAGCTGATCTCCATCAAGAAGCACCTGAAAACCACCAACAAACGCTACCTGTACCTGTCCGGCTGGATGGTTGCTGCCCTGCGCTCCGAGTTCGGCCCCCTGCCCGACCAGTCCATGCACGAGAAGACCGCCGTTTCCGGCCTGATCGAAGAGCTCTACACCTTCCTGCGCCAGGCTGATGCCCGCGAACTGGATCTGCTGTTCACTGCTCTGGACGAAGCACGCGCTGCAGGCAACACTGCCAAGGCAGAAGAAATCCAGGCTCAGGTCGACAACTTCGAAACTCACGTTGTGCCGATCATCGCCGATATCGATGCCGGTTTCGGTAACGCCGAAGCTACCTACCTGCTGGCCAAGCAGATGATCGAAGCGGGTGCATGCTGCATCCAGATCGAGAACCAGGTTTCTGATGAGAAGCAGTGCGGTCACCAGGACGGCAAGGTAACAGTTCCGCATTCCGACTTCCTGGCCAAGATCAACGCTGTTCGCTACGCGTTCCTCGAGCTGGGCGTGGACGACGGTGTTATCGTTGCCCGTACCGACTCCCTGGGCGCTGGCCTGACCAAGCAGATCGCTGTCACCAACGAGCCAGGTGACCTGGGCGACCTGTATAACGGTTTCCTGGATGGTGATTACATCGAGAATGCCGACGCCATCGAGAACGGTGACGTGGTCATCAAGGCCAACGGCAAGCTGCTCAAGCCCAAGCGCCTGGCTTCCGGTCTGTTCCAGTTCCGCAAGGACACCGGCATCGACCGCGTTGTGCTGGATTGCATCACTTCCCTGCAACACGGCGCCGACCTGCTGTGGATCGAAACCGAGAAGCCGCACGTTGGCCAGATCGCCGAGATGGTCAACCGTATCCGCGAAGTGGTTCCGAATGCCAAGCTGGTTTACAACAACAGCCCGTCCTTCAACTGGACGCTGAACTTCCGTCAGCAGGTATTCGACGCCATGGTTGAAGAAGGCAAGGATGTTTCCGCCTACGACCGTGCCGGCCTGATGAGCATCGAGTACGACGAGACTGAACTGGCCCAGCTGGCTGACGAGAAGATCCGCACCTTCCAGGCTGATGCAGCCCGTGAAGCCGGTATCTTCCACCACCTGATCACCTTGCCGACTTACCACACTGCCGCACTGTCTACCGACAACCTGGCAAAAGGGTACTTCGACAAGGAAGGCATGCTGGCCTACGTGAAAGGTGTTCAGCGTCAGGAGATCCGTCAGGGTATCGCCTGCGTCAAGCACCAGAACATGGCTGGCTCCGATCTTGGTGATAACCATAAAGAGTACTTCGCTGGCGAAGCTGCACTGAAAGCTGGCGGTAAAGACAACACCATGAACCAGTTCTGATCGAACTGACTCGCGGGCCTCGGCCCGGGTGTTGATGAAAAGGCCACCTCCGGGTGGCCTTTTCCGTATAGGTCTTGAGCGGCGAACGGCGAAGTCGCGTACAATGCGCGCTCCATTGCCGGCCATGTTATATCTCGTGGCGGCGCCTCATGCAGCAGCAGGTTTTAGAGAATGGCACGTTTACATCTGGAATTTCCGGAAGATCAGTTCTACTTCACCACTCAACTGACCGTCCGCATCACCGATATCAACTCCGGTAAGCATCTGGCCAACGACTCCATGGTGTCGATGATTTCGGAAGCGCGAGCACGCTTCCTGTATCAGTTCGGCATAGAAGAAGTCAGCGTCAATGATGTCGGCATCATCGTTACCGACCTGGCCACCACCTATCGCAGAGAAGCCTTCGCCCGCGAAGCATTGACCTTCGAAGTTGGCCTGATGGACTTGAACAGATATGGCGGGGATATCATCTTCCGTATCACCAAGGCGCAGGACGGAGAGTTGGTTGCCTTGGCGAAGTCCGGTTTCGTATTCTATAACTTCCTCGCGGCGCGGGTGACACTCATGCCTGAAGATTTCCGATTGCGCTTTCCCGGTGTCAATCAGATTGAAGATTGATAGCGAGAAGAAACTGAGCGATAAAAAAACCCGGTCAATTGACCGGGTTTTTTATTGCCGAAGATCGATTAACGAACTTCAACTTCTGTTTCAACTTCTGCTTCAACACGACGGTTCATGGCGCGGCCGTCATCAGTGCTGTTGTCAGCGATCGGATTAGATTCACCGTGACCGGCAGCGTTCACGCGGGAGGACTCAACGCCTTCGGCGATCAGTGCTTCGCGAACCGAGTTGGCGCGGCGCTCGGACAGATCCTTGTTGTACGCATCAGTACCGACGGAGTCAGTATGACCTTCAACGGTAGTGGTTACCGATGGGTAGGTCTTCATGAACTCAGCCAGGCTCTGGATGTCCTGACGGAACTCTGGACGAATAGTGTCGCGGTCGAAGTCGAACTTGACGTCCAGCTCAACGCGAACAGACTGCATTTCCGGAGCCGGTTCAGGAGCCGGGGCCGGAGCTGGTGCAGGCTCAGCCTGGGCAACAACCGGAGCAGCGCCACCAAAGTTCAGACCTACGCCAACGCCAGCCTGCCATTCAGTGTTGCCATGGTCCAGACCGTACAGCGCATCAACACCTGCCTTGACGAAGAAGTTTTCGTTCAGGTAGTTCTTGATACCGAAACCAGCCACCGCCATGGTGGTGCGGTCGTCTTGGCTGGTACCGATCTGCTCCAGCTCCTGATGGGCAAAACCACCGGAAACGTAGGGACGCAGTGCACCTTCGCCGAAGTGGTAAACGGCTTCAACGTGGGCCAGCTTGCCATCGATGTCTTCGCCATCGTTCGGGCCGCCATCGACTTCCAGGCTCTTATACGTACCCAGGCCGATATTCAACAGTACGTCGTCGGTGACGAAATAACCAAGGCTACCACCGACCAGTGTACCGTCGCTCAGGTTGTGGCGGCTATCGGTGAAGTAACGCTTGGCAAAAGCCTCGACTTCAACCGAACCAGCGCTCTGAGCCATGACCGGCACACCAGAGGCTGCTATAGCAGCACCTACAACGATACCTACTGTGTTTTTCAATTTCATTTTGAATCCCCGTTAAATCCATTCGGACGTTTGGTTTTGCGCAAAACTCGGAAGGAGTATAGCAGAGACTGGAGCATCGCAAGAAAATCCTGAACTAAAAGGGGTTGTTTATATGCCTTTTCAGCTTTTCCAGTGCACGCTTGTATCGCATCTTCGTAGCACTCAAGCCCATGTTCATGATGTCGGATATTTCCTGAAACTCCAGCTCGGCCACGAAGCGTAATACCAGAATCTCCCGATCCACCTGATTTACATGCACGAGCCAATGGTCAAGGCCCTTACTGTCTACAGCTGGACTTTCAGGTTCCTGGGCTTCCTCTTGGCCATCCAGGCTCAGCGCATCGTACAACCGTCGTTTCCGCTTCTCTTTTCGATACTGAGTGATGCACTCATTGTAAGTAATACTATATAGCCATGTCTTGAACTTGGCCTTACCCTCAAAGTGCTTGAGCCCGTTCAGCACCTTCAGCATTACCTCCTGACATACATCATCAGCATCCCTTTCGTTGCCAAGATATCGAGCACATACATTGAAGAGTGTGCGTTGATATCTTCGCATCAGCTCCTCATAGGCAACGGTAGTGTGAAAAAGTTCACGATTGGCGCGCGATACCAGCTCTTCATCCGTCATCTCGGATAATTGGCTGCGGCTGCGTGATGCTGAAGTCTCAGTCAAAACGGGTTATCACTCAGTTGGCTGGGCCGTGCCGCAATCAGCGCGACACCGGTTTATCGATCAGAGTACGGTTGGCTACGGAAATAAGCCGCCCCTCATCATCCATGAGTGTGGTTTTAACGGTGCCGATTTCCTCAATCACACCCTCAGCATCCTCGACCCGGATTCTGTCACCCACTTCATACAGTTCGCGCAGATAGACACCGGCAATGATCTGACTGACGGTTTCCCGGCTGCCCAACCCCATGGCCAATGCCGCGGCTGCGCCGAAGGACACCAGCACGATGGCAATGACGGTGTTGAGCAACTGCGTCTCGATCTGTAACTGTCCGATGGCCAGCGACACCGTGATAATGACCAGCAGGCCCTGCACCAGCCGGCTTATGCCGCCGGCGTAATCAGCGCCGATACTTTCGACGGTACCACGTACCACACCAGCGACCAGGTGTGACAGCAGCAGCCCGGCCAGCAGGATGAGCGCAGCACCGAACACCTTGGGCAAGTAAAGAGTAAAGGCATCCAGCGTCGATGATACCCGCGCCAGGCCAAGGGTCTCGGCGGCGGACACCACAAAGGTGAGAATGATGAACCAGTAGACGATCTTGCCGATGACTGCCGAGACCGGTGAGGCGATGCCGATCCGTCCGAGCATCTTGGTCACCCCCGCTCCGGCCATCAGCCGATCAAGCCCGAGCTTGGCCAATCCCTTACTCAGAACCGCATCGATAATTCGGGCGATGACAAAGCCGAGCAAGACAATGATCAGTGCCGTTATCAGGTCGGGTATGAAGGAGGCTACTTTGGTCCACAAAGCAGTCATCGCAGCCACAAAACTCTGGCTCCAGGTTTCTTGTTCCATGGGATAGGCTCGCTATTAATTCAGATCAGTGGAAGAAGGACCGCGCTGCTCGCGGCGCATGGTGCGGGCTTGTCGCAGCCCCCGTGCACCGCCCTCGCCGATGACCCAGCCCCAACGTGCGAACAGACTGAGCAGATCAAACAAACCGGTGCGCACATGTGCTCGATGCAGGACACGCTCCAACCGCTTGTCGTCCTCACCGGATGGCTGCCCGGCAGCATCCTTTTGCATCAGGCTGCGCAGATGTTGCTCAAAGGGATCGTCCATGGCTATCTCCGAATCAGTGAATACAGACGCACATCGGCCGGGTGATGCCACCCGGCCGATGTATTCATTGAAACACCCGGAGTAGAACTTACTCGGGCATCTGCAATGCAACGGGCGAAACGATAATACCGTTATTGTCGGCATATACGTATTCGCCCGGGCGGAAGGTCACACCAGCGAACGTGACTGCAACATTACGATCACCAATACCGCGCTTGTCGGTTTTCATTGGGTGACTGGCCAATGCCTGAATTCCCAATGCAGTCTGAATCAGCACGTCGACATCACGCACACAGCCGTAGATGATGATGCCTTCCCAACCATTGCGTGCGGCCTTTTCCGCCAGCATGTCACCGAGCAGAGCGCGGCGCAGGGAACCACCGCCATCAACCACCATGACCTTGCCGGTGCCATCTTCGTCAACCAGCTCTTTGACTACCGAGTTGTCTTCGAAACATTTTACCGTGACGATCTCGCCACCAAATGAATCATGGCCACCGAAGTTGCCGAACATGGGCTCGACAACGTCGACGTCGGGATAGGCATCACACAGATCCGGCGTTACATAGTGCATGATTTCTGCTCCTGTACTGATCAGCTGTTGTTTTCCGCAAGGAAGAACCAGGTATCCATCACCGAGTCGGGGTTGAGCGATACGCTCTCGATGCCCTGCTCCATCAACCAGCGCGCCAGGTCCGGATGGTCCGATGGACCCTGACCACAAATACCAATGTACTTGTCAGCCTTGCGGCAGGCGGCGATGGCATTGGCCAGCAACTTCTTGACCGCTGGATTACGTTCGTCGAACAGGTGAGCGATGATGCCGGAGTCCCGATCCAGCCCCAGTGTCAGCTGGGTCAGGTCATTGGAGCCGATGGAGAAACCATCGAAATGCTCCAGGAACTCATCAGCCAACAGCGCGTTGGCCGGCAGCTCGCACATCATGATCAGGCGCAGGCCATTCTCGCCGCGCTTGAGACCGTTCTCGGCCAGCAGCTCGACCACCTGCTGGGCTTCACCGACGGTGCGCACGAAGGGCACCATGATTTCGACGTTGGTCAGCCCCATCTCATCGCGCACCCGCTTCATCGCGCGGCATTCGAGTTCGAAGCAATCACGGAATGCTTCGCTGATGTAACGCGAAGCGCCGCGGAAGCCGAGCATGGGGTTTTCTTCTTCAGGCTCGTACAGACGTCCGCCGATCAGGTTGGCGTATTCATTCGACTTGAAATCGGACAGGCGCACGATGACTTTCTTCGGCCAGAAGGCTGCAGCCAGGGTGCTGACGCCTTCTACCAGCTTATCGACATAGAAGCCGACCGGGTCGCTGTAGCCGGCGATGCGCTTTTCCACGCTGTCCTTGACTTCTGCAGGCAGGCTGTCGAAGTTCAGCAGTGCCTTGGGATGCACACCAATCATGCGATTGATGATGAATTCCAGGCGCGCCAGGCCAACACCTTCATTGGGCAGGTTGGCGAAGTCGAAGGCGCGATCCGGGTTGCCGACGTTCATCATGATCTTGAACGGCAGCGGCGGCATGGCGTCGACGCTGTTGGTGCGAATATCAAAGGACAGACGGCCGGCGTAGATCATGCCAGCGTCACCTTCGGCGCAGGAAACCGTTACTTCCTGGCCGTCGCTCAGCTCGCTGGTGGCATTGCCGCAACCCACCACCGCAGGAATACCCAGTTCGCGTGCAATGATCGCCGCATGACAGGTACGACCACCGCGGTTGGTGACGATGGCGCTGGCGCGCTTCATTACCGGCTCCCAATCAGGGTCGGTCATGTCGGAAACCAGTACGTCGCCCGGCTGGACCTTGTCCATCTCGGATGCGTCGCGAATAATCTTGACTGGACCTGCGCCGATACGCTGACCGATTGCGCGGCCTTCAACCAGCACGGTGCCTTTTTCTTTCAGCAGGTAACGCTCCATGACGTTGACGTTGCTGCGGCTCTTCACGGTTTCAGGGCGCGCCTGAACAATGTACAGCTGCTGGTCGTCACCGTCCTTGGCCCACTCGATATCCATCGGGCAGCCATAGTGTTTCTCGATGATCACCGCCTGACGGGCCAGATTGACCACTTCTTCATCAGACAGGCAGAAACGCGCCCGTTCGGCAGCGTCCACGTCCACGGTCTTGATCGAACGACCGGCGGAAGCTTCCTCGCCGTAGATCATCTTCAGCGCCTTGCTGCCCAGGTTACGGCGCAGAATCGATGGGCGACCCGCTTCCAGAGTGGGCTTGTGCACATAGAACTCGTCAGGGTTGACCGCACCCTGCACAACGGTTTCACCCAAACCGTAGGCACCGGTGATGAATACCACATCACGGAAACCGGATTCGGTATCCAGCGTGAACATCACACCAGCGGTGCCGGTCTCGGAGCGCACCATGCGCTGTACACCGACCGACAGAGCAACCAGCTTGTGATCAAAACCCTGGTGAACGCGGTAGGAAATGGCGCGGTCATTGAACAGCGAAGCGAATACTTCCTTGGCCGCGCGGATGACGTTATCCACGCCACGGATATTCAGGAAGGTTTCCTGCTGACCGGCAAAAGAGGCATCGGGCAGATCTTCGGCGGTAGCGGAAGAACGTACGGCTACCGCCAGGTTTTCGTTGCCGGCTGAAAGCTCGGCAAAGGCGCCACGAATGGCTTGATCCAGAGCCGCAGGGAACTCGGCGTCCATGATCCATTCACGTATCTGCGCACCGGTGCGAGCCAGGGCGTTCACATCGTCCACGTCAAGCGTGTCCAGTGCGGCATTGATACGGTCATTGAGACCACTTTGTTCGAGAAAGTCGCGGTAGGCATCAGCAGTAGTAGCAAAGCCACCCGGTACGGATACACCGGCACCGGCCAGATTGCTGATCATTTCACCGAGCGAGGCATTCTTGCCGCCAACGCGCTCAACATCTCCAACACCCAGTTGCTCAAAGGACACTACGTACTCTAGCAAGGTGATCTCTCCGTCAATCAATGAATAGGTTAGCAGCGCGGGCTTTGCCGTCTGGTCTGCAAGTCACAAATACGCCACAATGCCACTTTGACGCTCAATTCTGGGGGCTCAGGACCGCTGTCCCCGGTAAATTCCGATATCTTAAGGCTTCGCGCATGAAACGCACTGCTTTTTTCATTTCCGATGGTACAGGCATCACTGCCGAGACGCTTGGCCAGAGTCTGCTCTCGCAATTCGAAAATATCCAATTCAGCAAACTGCTGCGGCCTTACGTGGATACCGTGGAAAAAGCGCGGGACATGGTACAACAAATCGATGCTGCTGCCGAGACGGATGGTCATCCGCCGATCATTTTTGAAACCGTGGTCAACCGGGACATCCATCAGGAGCTGGCCCGATCCAAAGGCTACATGATCGACATCTTCTCCACCTTTCTCGCGCCACTGGAGCAGGAATTGGGCGCCGGGTCATCCTATTCGGTAGGCAAATCCCATTCAATTCAGCATAACAGCAACTATCAGGACCGCATCGACTCCGTGCATTTTGCCATGGATAACGATGACGGCGCCCGCACCCATCACTATAAGGAAGCGGACATCATTCTGGTCGGCGTCTCCCGCTGCGGCAAAACGCCCTCCTGCCTCTATATGGCGCTGCAATATGGAATACGCGCTGCGAACTACCCGCTGACCGATGACGACATGGAAAGCCTGCAGCTGCCCGCCGCGCTGAAGCCCTACAAGCAAAAGCTGTTTGGTCTGACCATTGATGCCGATAGACTGGCCAGCATCCGCAACGAACGCCGCCCCAACAGTCGCTATGCCAGCTTCGCCCAGTGCGAGTTCGAGATTCGCGAAGTCGAAAACCTGTTCCGCCGGGAAAACATCCCACACATCAACTCGACGCATTTCTCGGTCGAGGAGATCTCCGCCAAAATCCTGGTACACATGGGCATCGAACGCCGCCTGAAATAACCCGCTACTGCTTTCTCTCTCCCCCGGGGAGCCGGCGGAGCTGGGCGTGCCCAGACAGCGTCGCTCCCCTTATCCTTCGGTATCTCTCCTTTCGAAACATTTACATTTGCCGGTTGAAATTTACAAATTGAGATGTAATATTGCCAGCGTCTGATAATCATTATCAATCTTGTTGGTAGACATACTCTATTGTCTCTCATCCATCCGAAAGGAGTTTCTGATGTTGTCGAACCGTCCTGCCTTTGCAGCACACTATGCCCTTGTCGGCAGTCTTGGCCTCTTGGCAAGCAGCGTTGCGCTGGCCAATGAAGAGACCATCCGCCTGTCCGACACCGTCGTGACCGCCTCGGGCTTCGAGCAGAAGATCACCGAAGCGCCGGCCAGCATCAGTGTGATCAGTCAGGAAGATTTGCAGCAGAATCGGTACAGCAACTTGGCTCAGGTGCTGGAAAATGTGGAAGGCATCGACACCAATCAGAGCACCGGAAAGACCGGTGGCCTCAATATCAGTATTCGTGGCATGGAAAGTCAGCACACGCTGATTCTGATCGACGGCCGCCGGCAGAACGCACCGGGCAACATCGCTCCTAATGGTTTTGGTGAAACCTCAACCAGCTTCATTCCGCCAATGTCCGCCATTGAGCGCATCGAGGTCATCCGTGGCCCGATGTCCACTCTCTATGGTTCAGATGCCCTGGGCGGTGTAGTCAACATCATTACAAAAAAGGTCGGTGATGAATGGAGTGGAACTGTAAGCCTTGATCAC
Above is a genomic segment from Halopseudomonas litoralis containing:
- a CDS encoding OmpA family protein; the encoded protein is MKLKNTVGIVVGAAIAASGVPVMAQSAGSVEVEAFAKRYFTDSRHNLSDGTLVGGSLGYFVTDDVLLNIGLGTYKSLEVDGGPNDGEDIDGKLAHVEAVYHFGEGALRPYVSGGFAHQELEQIGTSQDDRTTMAVAGFGIKNYLNENFFVKAGVDALYGLDHGNTEWQAGVGVGLNFGGAAPVVAQAEPAPAPAPAPEPAPEMQSVRVELDVKFDFDRDTIRPEFRQDIQSLAEFMKTYPSVTTTVEGHTDSVGTDAYNKDLSERRANSVREALIAEGVESSRVNAAGHGESNPIADNSTDDGRAMNRRVEAEVETEVEVR
- the sigX gene encoding RNA polymerase sigma factor SigX is translated as MTETSASRSRSQLSEMTDEELVSRANRELFHTTVAYEELMRRYQRTLFNVCARYLGNERDADDVCQEVMLKVLNGLKHFEGKAKFKTWLYSITYNECITQYRKEKRKRRLYDALSLDGQEEAQEPESPAVDSKGLDHWLVHVNQVDREILVLRFVAELEFQEISDIMNMGLSATKMRYKRALEKLKRHINNPF
- a CDS encoding secretin N-terminal domain-containing protein: MNLRTMLATLVTLALAICSLQLAAAPRTEVIPLGYSMAEDMVPVIQPMLRADERVSAYGNQLIIRAEPERLQEIRVLLADLDRQPAKLRITVSNAGSALGTQSGYRLDGRLETGSGDIVVGHARGNNQARIIRRETRGASDGARVITANEGYPVLIQTGQRVPLTSTSTNIYGQVVNQTEYHDVTSGFYATVRLSGDVATISLSANNDRMHPAGNDVIDVQRTDTVVTARLGEWVTIGGFDDTESQRRRDIGRRTTTRSSQQQSVRLMIERLD
- a CDS encoding GNAT family N-acetyltransferase, yielding MNEVDIRVAEWRSTNALRDIRQTVFIDEQHVPPELEWDAEDARATHFLLTVEHAPVGTARLLPDGHIGRVALLSQARSKGLGQQLMRAVMAYARQQGMARLQLSAQTHALGFYSQLGFVTCSNVYPEAGIPHQDMSWEPATSDPS
- the rraA gene encoding ribonuclease E activity regulator RraA encodes the protein MHYVTPDLCDAYPDVDVVEPMFGNFGGHDSFGGEIVTVKCFEDNSVVKELVDEDGTGKVMVVDGGGSLRRALLGDMLAEKAARNGWEGIIIYGCVRDVDVLIQTALGIQALASHPMKTDKRGIGDRNVAVTFAGVTFRPGEYVYADNNGIIVSPVALQMPE
- a CDS encoding isocitrate lyase → MSAYQNDIKAVAALKETAGNGWNAINPESVARMRAQNRFQTGLDIAKYTAAIMRKDMAEYDADSSVYTQSLGCWHGFIGQQKLISIKKHLKTTNKRYLYLSGWMVAALRSEFGPLPDQSMHEKTAVSGLIEELYTFLRQADARELDLLFTALDEARAAGNTAKAEEIQAQVDNFETHVVPIIADIDAGFGNAEATYLLAKQMIEAGACCIQIENQVSDEKQCGHQDGKVTVPHSDFLAKINAVRYAFLELGVDDGVIVARTDSLGAGLTKQIAVTNEPGDLGDLYNGFLDGDYIENADAIENGDVVIKANGKLLKPKRLASGLFQFRKDTGIDRVVLDCITSLQHGADLLWIETEKPHVGQIAEMVNRIREVVPNAKLVYNNSPSFNWTLNFRQQVFDAMVEEGKDVSAYDRAGLMSIEYDETELAQLADEKIRTFQADAAREAGIFHHLITLPTYHTAALSTDNLAKGYFDKEGMLAYVKGVQRQEIRQGIACVKHQNMAGSDLGDNHKEYFAGEAALKAGGKDNTMNQF
- a CDS encoding mechanosensitive ion channel family protein, yielding MEQETWSQSFVAAMTALWTKVASFIPDLITALIIVLLGFVIARIIDAVLSKGLAKLGLDRLMAGAGVTKMLGRIGIASPVSAVIGKIVYWFIILTFVVSAAETLGLARVSSTLDAFTLYLPKVFGAALILLAGLLLSHLVAGVVRGTVESIGADYAGGISRLVQGLLVIITVSLAIGQLQIETQLLNTVIAIVLVSFGAAAALAMGLGSRETVSQIIAGVYLRELYEVGDRIRVEDAEGVIEEIGTVKTTLMDDEGRLISVANRTLIDKPVSR
- a CDS encoding ribosomal protein uL16 3-hydroxylase, translating into MPFSVTTLPGGMSADVFLRDYWQKKPLLIRQAFPDFENPLTPDELAGLSLEGEVESRIVLEQGATPWELRHGPFDEDTYKTLPEKDWTLLVQAVDQFVPEVAELLQAFRFLPNWRVDDVMVSYAAPGGSVGPHYDNYDVFLLQGHGQRRWKVGQPCNPDSPLQEHPDLRILRDFEQQEEWVLRPGDMLYLPPGLAHYGIAEDDCMTYSIGFRAPSHAEVLAHFSDFLGQYLGDQQRYSDAGMSTPDDPAQIDEQTVERLQNLILELVHDKEALGTWLGRFMTEPRYPELIEAQEPDEEVLTEALDNGFGLIRNASARLAWRQEQDQYLMLFACGEHCLLPTRLRPLVQLICNREYLDADQLQDWRQDAEAMQLLQQLLAKGDLLLEGNDE
- a CDS encoding thioesterase family protein; this encodes MARLHLEFPEDQFYFTTQLTVRITDINSGKHLANDSMVSMISEARARFLYQFGIEEVSVNDVGIIVTDLATTYRREAFAREALTFEVGLMDLNRYGGDIIFRITKAQDGELVALAKSGFVFYNFLAARVTLMPEDFRLRFPGVNQIED